The Microbacterium horticulturae genome has a window encoding:
- a CDS encoding DUF4012 domain-containing protein: MPKTPPTGRHRVDRTGHHAVMRRRRWPWITASVVVGVLGVFAAITAVFAVQAITVKNDLMSAKSQITSIMSYVKKGESAKITAAGDKIMALTRDANATVQGPLWEIASGIPLVGQNVDAVRKATEATNIVVEGALPAGVKMLSALKIDSMSVSGGGVDLGPVEEAAKSLPEINATFAEAKKKLDGVDRTKILPVVDNAIGSLFDIMDDAGPALEQVQHYLPTILSVAGADEKRTYMLVFQNNAEIRAAGGLPAATAIVDVDNGHIKLREQTSTYSFRRDLKVIDPPWETQALYEDDTFTGFGNFTRTPNFPTTAAAFDSLWNITTGEHLDGLIMLDPVVLSHVLKVTGPIKTADKRTLTSDNVVEALLYDAYSRYKGNSAQDAFFSDVAARVFKKLSSGDWDVMDMLDQLQVSIKEDRLKAWFADDAEEAMSTELGMDGTLTADNKKTTQVGIYLNDSAYSKLEYFLKTKVSVTCDVDAGTMTTSITMANSVPSEGMTKYQLGIRNKRYLIPRQDFVLDVMYFAPPGSEITASDPAYGDAWDGARSGSEDSHQGKVMRIFVGQNETRTVSYTSTIPKGERGPVSVDTSPTVTTTQVSISKTCGGIVNAK; encoded by the coding sequence GTGCCCAAGACCCCTCCCACTGGACGCCACCGCGTCGACCGCACCGGTCACCACGCGGTGATGAGACGTCGTCGCTGGCCGTGGATCACCGCATCGGTCGTCGTCGGCGTACTCGGTGTGTTCGCCGCGATCACCGCGGTGTTCGCTGTTCAGGCGATCACCGTCAAGAACGATCTGATGAGCGCGAAGTCGCAGATCACGTCGATCATGAGCTACGTGAAGAAGGGTGAATCGGCAAAGATCACCGCGGCGGGCGACAAGATCATGGCCCTGACGCGCGACGCGAACGCGACCGTCCAGGGGCCGCTGTGGGAGATCGCCTCGGGCATCCCGCTGGTGGGGCAGAACGTCGACGCGGTGCGCAAGGCGACTGAAGCCACGAACATCGTGGTCGAGGGCGCTCTGCCGGCCGGTGTGAAGATGCTCAGTGCGCTGAAGATCGACAGCATGTCGGTGTCGGGCGGGGGCGTCGACCTCGGCCCTGTCGAAGAAGCGGCGAAGTCGCTGCCTGAGATCAACGCGACGTTCGCGGAGGCGAAGAAGAAGCTCGACGGCGTCGACCGCACGAAGATCCTTCCGGTCGTCGACAACGCGATCGGATCGCTGTTCGACATCATGGATGACGCGGGCCCGGCGCTTGAGCAGGTGCAGCATTACCTGCCGACGATCCTGTCGGTGGCGGGTGCGGATGAGAAGCGCACCTACATGCTCGTCTTCCAGAACAACGCCGAGATCCGCGCGGCCGGTGGTCTGCCGGCGGCAACCGCGATCGTGGACGTCGACAACGGGCACATCAAGCTACGCGAGCAGACGAGCACGTACAGCTTCCGGCGTGACCTGAAGGTGATCGATCCTCCGTGGGAGACACAGGCGCTGTATGAGGACGATACCTTCACGGGGTTCGGCAACTTCACGCGGACTCCGAACTTCCCCACGACTGCTGCCGCCTTCGACTCACTGTGGAACATCACCACGGGGGAACACCTCGACGGCCTCATCATGCTCGACCCGGTGGTGCTCTCCCACGTTCTCAAAGTGACCGGCCCCATCAAGACGGCCGACAAGCGCACACTGACGTCCGACAACGTCGTCGAGGCGCTGCTTTACGACGCCTACTCGCGTTATAAGGGCAACTCGGCGCAGGACGCCTTCTTCTCTGACGTGGCAGCTCGAGTCTTCAAGAAGCTGTCGTCGGGTGACTGGGACGTCATGGACATGCTCGACCAGCTTCAGGTCTCGATCAAGGAAGATCGGCTCAAGGCCTGGTTCGCCGATGACGCCGAGGAGGCGATGTCGACCGAACTCGGCATGGACGGCACGCTCACCGCTGACAACAAGAAGACGACCCAAGTGGGCATCTACTTGAACGACTCTGCGTACAGCAAGTTGGAGTACTTCCTCAAGACCAAGGTCAGCGTCACGTGTGACGTGGACGCCGGGACGATGACGACCTCGATCACGATGGCCAACAGCGTGCCGAGCGAGGGAATGACGAAGTATCAGCTCGGCATCCGCAACAAGCGTTACTTGATCCCGCGGCAGGACTTCGTGCTCGACGTGATGTACTTCGCCCCGCCCGGGTCGGAGATCACCGCGTCAGACCCCGCGTACGGCGATGCGTGGGACGGCGCCCGTAGCGGCAGCGAAGACAGTCATCAGGGCAAGGTGATGCGCATCTTCGTGGGCCAGAACGAGACGCGTACGGTGTCGTACACGAGCACGATCCCGAAGGGCGAGCGCGGGCCGGTCTCGGTCGACACCTCGCCGACCGTGACGACGACGCAGGTCTCGATCTCGAAGACGTGCGGTGGGATCGTCAACGCGAAGTGA
- a CDS encoding DUF4012 domain-containing protein, translating into MPDSSNAAGRHSSDTDASHAKRKRRRWPWVTGILAVIVIIAAAAVVFAVQALSVKDDLTSAKSEVNTVMKAVKKGDAAAVQAAADKVSDLTTHANETVQGPLWTISAAIPFIGRNVDAVRTAAEATHTLVEGAMPAGVKMLDTMKADSLTVKGGGINLEPLKQAEKTLPTINKAFGAAQTQLDSVDRTKILPVVDNAISPLFDVMDETAPLLKSVEQYLPALLDIAGADGPRSYLLIFQNNAETRSTGGLPAATAQVNMDDGKIALGKQTSTYSFRRDQQVIDLPTSTLGLYDTDTFSGFGNFTRTPNFPTTAKAFDALWYNTYGEKLDGVFSIDPVVLSHVLKVTGPVTVDDGTKLTSANVVDELLYKAYVRYPSGTAQDLFFADVAARVFMKVAGGGWDVMKMYNALHTSADEQRLYLWFANDDEQAMSVDLGLDGQLKTTNKETTQVGIFLNDYAASKLEYFLTSKVAVTCNPDARTITTSVTVTNNLSANDEMTSYQLGIRNNRYGIPRTSFILDVMYFAPPGTKIDNSDPADGDDPSATKTGTEDKRDVESMRIFVAEGETRTVSFTSTLSDAGSGPVSVRYTPTAASTPVTVAKSCAALSTPAS; encoded by the coding sequence GTGCCTGACTCATCGAACGCAGCCGGACGACACAGTTCCGACACCGACGCTTCCCACGCTAAGCGCAAGCGTCGTCGCTGGCCGTGGGTCACCGGCATCCTCGCCGTCATCGTGATCATCGCTGCCGCGGCGGTGGTGTTCGCCGTGCAAGCGCTGTCTGTCAAAGACGACCTGACGTCGGCGAAGTCTGAGGTGAACACCGTCATGAAGGCTGTGAAGAAGGGGGATGCCGCGGCGGTTCAGGCGGCCGCCGACAAGGTCTCCGACCTCACCACGCACGCGAACGAGACTGTGCAGGGGCCGTTGTGGACGATCTCGGCGGCCATCCCGTTTATCGGACGCAACGTCGACGCCGTGCGTACGGCGGCCGAGGCGACGCACACGCTGGTCGAAGGAGCGATGCCCGCCGGTGTGAAGATGCTCGACACGATGAAGGCCGACAGCCTCACCGTGAAGGGTGGCGGCATCAACCTCGAGCCATTGAAGCAGGCCGAGAAGACGTTGCCCACGATCAACAAGGCGTTCGGCGCAGCGCAGACGCAACTCGACTCGGTCGATCGCACCAAGATCCTGCCCGTGGTCGACAACGCGATCTCCCCGTTGTTCGACGTCATGGATGAGACGGCGCCGCTGCTGAAGAGCGTCGAGCAGTACCTCCCGGCACTCCTCGATATCGCGGGCGCCGACGGGCCCCGTTCGTACCTGCTCATCTTCCAGAACAACGCTGAGACCCGCAGCACGGGCGGCCTCCCTGCGGCCACCGCTCAGGTGAACATGGACGACGGCAAGATCGCGCTCGGCAAGCAGACCAGCACCTACAGCTTCCGCCGCGACCAGCAGGTGATCGACCTGCCGACGTCGACGCTCGGCCTGTACGACACCGACACCTTCTCCGGATTCGGCAACTTCACGCGCACCCCGAACTTTCCAACCACGGCCAAGGCCTTCGACGCCCTCTGGTACAACACCTACGGCGAAAAGCTCGACGGCGTGTTCAGCATCGATCCCGTCGTGCTCTCGCACGTCCTCAAAGTCACGGGGCCCGTGACCGTCGACGACGGCACGAAGCTGACCTCAGCCAACGTCGTCGACGAGCTCCTCTACAAGGCGTACGTGCGCTACCCGTCAGGCACGGCGCAGGACCTCTTCTTCGCCGACGTGGCTGCCCGCGTGTTCATGAAGGTCGCCGGCGGCGGCTGGGATGTCATGAAGATGTACAACGCTCTGCACACCTCGGCCGACGAGCAGCGGCTGTACCTGTGGTTCGCGAACGACGACGAACAGGCGATGTCGGTGGACTTGGGGCTCGACGGTCAGCTGAAGACCACCAACAAGGAGACGACGCAGGTCGGCATCTTCCTCAACGACTACGCGGCCAGCAAGCTCGAGTACTTCCTCACGTCGAAGGTGGCCGTCACGTGCAACCCTGATGCCCGCACAATCACCACAAGCGTCACGGTGACGAACAATCTGTCTGCAAATGATGAGATGACGTCGTACCAGCTCGGCATCCGGAACAATCGTTACGGCATTCCACGCACGTCGTTCATCCTCGACGTCATGTACTTCGCTCCGCCCGGCACGAAGATCGACAACTCCGACCCCGCTGACGGCGATGACCCGTCGGCGACGAAGACCGGCACCGAAGACAAGCGTGACGTCGAGAGCATGCGCATCTTCGTGGCGGAGGGCGAAACCCGCACGGTGTCGTTCACGAGCACTCTGTCGGATGCCGGCTCCGGCCCTGTCTCCGTGCGCTACACGCCCACCGCGGCCTCCACCCCCGTCACGGTGGCGAAGAGCTGTGCCGCGCTGTCCACACCTGCCTCGTAG
- a CDS encoding WhiB family transcriptional regulator, with protein MTGAQYRSGVPADWFVDPVDLGVPGVRQPVEEDNPLAWQADALCAQTDPEAFFPEKGGSTRDAKRICTSCEVRAQCLEYALQNDERFGIWGGLSERERRRLKRQAS; from the coding sequence ATGACGGGCGCACAGTACCGCTCAGGCGTTCCCGCAGATTGGTTCGTCGATCCGGTAGACCTCGGTGTGCCGGGTGTTCGGCAGCCGGTCGAAGAGGACAATCCGCTCGCGTGGCAGGCTGATGCCCTGTGTGCGCAGACCGATCCGGAGGCGTTCTTTCCGGAGAAGGGCGGCTCGACGCGAGATGCCAAGCGCATCTGCACGTCGTGCGAGGTCCGGGCCCAGTGCCTTGAGTACGCGCTGCAGAATGACGAGCGCTTCGGCATCTGGGGCGGTCTCAGCGAGCGTGAGCGTCGCCGGCTGAAGCGGCAGGCGAGCTGA
- a CDS encoding O-antigen ligase family protein: MAVRSKHPVAAAPTAPVREKTAHLLLRAWCIVILFLSLSGVAWINAIGSIATGALIVATGVVSLILWLVMRPPVQWRRLPWFPVAYALWAGLSIAWSQWPGTSALTWALLLITAMQGFFVAAVLTWRELVRAIASALKWCLGLSLLFEFIVAAFIRQPLLPGFVIPDTPAADPIVYWCRGNLFNDGRIQGIYGSANPLAAVCLLAIIVFAIRLASRAPRRAFLIVWIVIAAFLMYRASSATIYLATLGVAVVLATVLLMRSAKRPGARTKWYVVFAVVGIGGALSIWLLRDRIFSALGRSSDLTGRETIWQSVLARTAQHPVVGNGFATPWIPTDPHFDGWIIDHGQTVMQAHNMWIDVSMQLGIVGVVLLGMLYLAYVWRAWFFAVDRPRWDLRDDRPYSAVTLLPTLVGALLLVQGLAESEPLLLWGWMFVVMLAFKIKQSPHVGMGRIEQRVAIERGELVPDAADEAQLDNRAHW, encoded by the coding sequence ATGGCCGTCCGCTCGAAGCACCCTGTCGCCGCCGCCCCGACGGCGCCCGTCCGCGAGAAGACAGCGCATCTGCTGCTGCGTGCCTGGTGCATCGTCATCCTGTTCCTCTCTCTGTCGGGCGTCGCCTGGATCAACGCCATCGGATCGATCGCCACCGGCGCACTCATCGTCGCCACCGGCGTCGTGTCGCTCATCCTGTGGCTGGTCATGCGTCCGCCGGTGCAGTGGCGACGACTCCCCTGGTTCCCTGTCGCCTACGCCCTGTGGGCGGGCCTTTCGATCGCGTGGTCGCAGTGGCCCGGCACTTCGGCTCTCACCTGGGCGCTGCTGTTGATCACCGCCATGCAGGGCTTCTTCGTCGCGGCCGTGCTCACGTGGCGTGAGTTGGTGCGCGCCATCGCGTCGGCGCTCAAGTGGTGTCTGGGCCTCTCACTCCTCTTCGAGTTCATCGTCGCGGCCTTCATCCGGCAGCCGCTGCTGCCCGGTTTCGTCATCCCCGACACTCCCGCTGCCGACCCGATCGTGTACTGGTGCCGCGGCAACCTGTTCAACGACGGGCGCATCCAGGGCATCTACGGCAGCGCGAACCCGTTGGCGGCCGTGTGCCTGCTGGCGATCATCGTCTTCGCCATCCGACTCGCCTCCCGAGCACCCCGGCGGGCGTTCCTCATCGTCTGGATCGTCATCGCGGCGTTCCTCATGTACCGGGCGTCGTCAGCGACGATCTACCTCGCCACCCTCGGCGTCGCCGTCGTGCTGGCCACCGTCCTGCTCATGCGGAGCGCGAAGCGCCCCGGCGCCCGCACGAAGTGGTACGTCGTCTTCGCCGTCGTGGGTATCGGAGGCGCCCTGTCGATCTGGCTCCTGCGCGACCGCATCTTCAGCGCCCTCGGCCGCTCATCCGACCTCACCGGCCGCGAGACGATCTGGCAGTCCGTGCTCGCGCGCACCGCGCAGCATCCCGTCGTCGGCAACGGCTTCGCGACCCCCTGGATCCCCACCGATCCGCACTTCGACGGCTGGATCATCGACCACGGCCAGACGGTCATGCAGGCGCACAACATGTGGATCGACGTCTCCATGCAGCTGGGCATCGTCGGGGTCGTCCTTCTGGGCATGCTCTATCTGGCATATGTCTGGCGGGCGTGGTTCTTCGCGGTTGACCGGCCTCGCTGGGACCTGCGCGACGATCGCCCCTACTCGGCGGTCACATTGCTGCCGACGCTTGTCGGTGCCCTGCTGCTTGTGCAGGGGCTGGCCGAATCCGAGCCCCTTCTCCTGTGGGGTTGGATGTTCGTCGTCATGCTCGCCTTCAAGATCAAGCAGTCGCCGCACGTGGGTATGGGCCGCATCGAGCAGCGGGTCGCGATCGAACGCGGCGAGCTCGTACCCGACGCGGCCGACGAGGCCCAGCTCGACAATAGGGCGCACTGGTGA
- a CDS encoding CDP-glycerol glycerophosphotransferase family protein, with product MQRLRSILRRSIFLQRARFWPLAAIYAVLTRFTRVRTNRTLFLSDSREGFSGNFAFLRDEVLRQAPRAEVIGAFKPRMRARRPLKDLLRLPWLLATAQTIVLDDFYPVIYGCRIRPESRLLQVWHAAGAFKRVGYSREKLPGGPPPGSIIHRNYTDATVSSEAIRHDYAEAFGITLSRVKALGVPRTDAFFDEGLVTRTAREVRDRYGIPDAKRIALYAPTFRGNGQITATFDYDSIDWGALTRDLGDDWVVMVKMHPFVKSLAVARPDVRNVIDVTTDREITQLLMAADVLVTDYSSTIFEYALLRRPIVFFCPDLESYTAERDFYYPFERYLSAGLLVRDAAQLAPAISAAKFEASEESFHEYFMSACDGHASERVTREIILNPRHSGTPADAAPGGNSPAPTRASGHMRYRLLVAHLARVLLNVAYLPLRMLPRSRKVLMISREHSSVPEDFVDLEAAIRRADATVRVVILVRMVPPGILAKAGYAFHMLAQLYHVATSRVLVVDTYAMVASLLRHGSGLTIVQIWHALGAFKKFGLSILDHAEGRDARLAKAMRMHEGYDFVLASAEDARTPFAEALGVPRGKVVVAPLPRVDRMLDPVRARTIREHIYASHPHLRGKTVAVFAPTFRLDGQVTVDVADLARALDEIGVHLVVKLHPLMPIDFGTGIDMAPGFSTQEMLQVADMFITDYSSALYEASLLGVPGYFLAPDLEEYMASRDFYLDYRNDLPGPIVEDVLSLAAAIAAGQATKEATRAFAQHWVQIPEESSSAHTPCADTIATLVLRHIGR from the coding sequence ATGCAGAGACTGCGCAGCATCCTGCGTCGCAGCATCTTCCTGCAGAGGGCGCGGTTCTGGCCGCTCGCCGCCATTTATGCCGTTCTCACGCGCTTCACTCGCGTACGTACAAACAGGACTTTGTTTCTCTCCGACTCACGCGAAGGATTTTCCGGCAACTTCGCTTTTCTGCGTGACGAGGTTCTCAGGCAGGCTCCGCGCGCGGAGGTGATCGGGGCGTTCAAACCTCGCATGCGTGCGCGACGCCCACTGAAGGATCTTCTACGCCTGCCATGGCTCCTGGCGACCGCGCAAACGATCGTCCTCGATGACTTCTACCCGGTGATCTACGGATGCCGGATTCGGCCCGAATCCAGGCTCCTTCAGGTGTGGCACGCGGCCGGCGCCTTCAAGCGAGTCGGTTACAGTCGCGAGAAGCTTCCAGGTGGGCCGCCTCCGGGCTCGATAATTCACCGCAATTACACCGATGCCACCGTCAGCAGCGAGGCCATCCGGCACGATTACGCCGAAGCGTTCGGTATCACCCTCTCTCGCGTCAAGGCGCTCGGGGTGCCACGCACAGACGCCTTCTTCGATGAAGGCCTCGTCACGCGCACCGCTCGGGAAGTCCGCGACCGATACGGTATCCCCGACGCGAAGCGGATAGCCCTGTACGCCCCTACCTTTCGCGGCAACGGTCAGATCACCGCGACCTTCGACTACGACAGCATCGACTGGGGTGCCCTTACGCGCGACCTCGGCGATGACTGGGTCGTCATGGTCAAGATGCATCCCTTCGTGAAGTCGCTTGCTGTCGCTAGACCCGACGTTCGCAATGTGATCGACGTGACCACTGACCGCGAAATCACTCAGCTGCTGATGGCTGCCGATGTCCTCGTCACGGACTACTCATCGACGATCTTCGAGTACGCGCTGCTCCGGCGACCGATCGTCTTCTTCTGCCCGGATTTGGAGTCTTACACTGCCGAGCGAGACTTCTATTATCCGTTCGAACGCTACCTCTCGGCCGGTTTGCTCGTGCGGGATGCCGCGCAACTGGCCCCGGCGATCAGCGCAGCGAAGTTCGAGGCGAGTGAAGAATCCTTCCACGAATACTTCATGAGCGCGTGCGACGGCCACGCGTCGGAACGCGTCACCCGCGAGATCATCCTGAACCCACGACACTCCGGAACCCCCGCTGACGCGGCGCCCGGGGGCAATTCGCCTGCGCCGACCCGCGCATCAGGCCACATGCGATACCGCCTGCTCGTCGCGCACCTCGCGCGTGTCCTTCTTAACGTTGCATATTTGCCGTTGCGGATGCTGCCGCGAAGCCGCAAGGTCCTCATGATCAGCCGCGAGCACAGCAGTGTCCCTGAGGACTTCGTCGATCTCGAAGCAGCGATTCGACGTGCAGACGCGACGGTGCGGGTTGTCATACTCGTGCGAATGGTGCCGCCCGGCATCCTTGCAAAAGCCGGCTATGCCTTTCACATGCTCGCACAGCTCTACCACGTGGCCACATCCAGGGTGCTCGTGGTGGATACATATGCCATGGTCGCCAGCCTTCTCCGGCACGGCAGCGGGCTGACCATCGTCCAGATCTGGCACGCCCTGGGCGCCTTCAAGAAATTCGGGCTGAGCATCCTCGATCACGCCGAAGGAAGAGACGCGCGTCTCGCTAAAGCGATGCGCATGCACGAGGGCTATGACTTCGTGCTCGCGAGTGCCGAAGATGCGCGCACTCCGTTCGCCGAGGCGTTGGGGGTGCCGCGTGGCAAAGTCGTCGTCGCACCTCTCCCCCGGGTCGACCGCATGCTCGATCCAGTTCGAGCGCGAACCATTCGTGAGCATATCTACGCCTCGCACCCGCACCTGCGCGGCAAGACCGTGGCGGTGTTCGCTCCGACCTTCCGCCTCGACGGACAGGTCACCGTCGACGTGGCGGATCTCGCCCGTGCCCTAGACGAGATCGGTGTTCACCTCGTGGTGAAGCTCCATCCGCTTATGCCGATCGACTTCGGGACGGGGATTGACATGGCTCCCGGGTTCTCCACGCAGGAGATGCTCCAGGTGGCGGACATGTTCATCACCGATTACTCGTCGGCTCTGTACGAGGCATCTCTCCTCGGTGTGCCCGGGTATTTCCTAGCGCCTGATCTCGAAGAGTACATGGCTTCGCGCGATTTCTACCTCGACTACCGGAATGATCTGCCTGGCCCCATTGTCGAAGATGTTCTGTCACTCGCCGCCGCGATTGCCGCCGGCCAGGCGACCAAGGAGGCAACCCGTGCGTTCGCACAGCACTGGGTGCAAATTCCGGAGGAGTCGTCGAGCGCACACACACCTTGCGCAGACACCATCGCAACGCTCGTTCTTCGTCACATCGGGCGCTGA
- a CDS encoding O-antigen ligase family protein — MRVPPPLRWLPELLRSAGMARAFTLVVFGAVFSSHAVQWLAGQVTYVTVIGGLCVIGLGMLVARRHELSFLRLVPITLLVFVIWLGISVFWSYSPSDTVFGWISFVGIAFLALVVGHVRDTLQTARALGDVMRWLLSISLALEIVIGILLPEPLHLLGIDGNIIDLGPVEGIFGSRNMLGFVAVLALITFVVEWRTASVQPGLAVYSVAVSGLLAALSRSPTVLVLAACVGIATAILAIMRRMQPHNRNTFQWSLGAVVVVGLAVAYLFRHQIIAAAGEDFSIRANLWRMMSIFVRFYPIQGFGWFGPWPDEQYPFITINYALDKDYTTGLNAYADLVLQVGWVGAFLFVAMVGIAIIRSWLVAGERRSIVYAWTPLILVTLVINSLFESFTLFGAGLLLLVVCLVRAGQSRSWRERMENVARDDPGLPVE; from the coding sequence GTGAGAGTCCCGCCGCCGCTGCGCTGGCTGCCCGAGCTGCTGCGGTCGGCCGGCATGGCGCGCGCCTTCACCCTTGTCGTGTTCGGCGCGGTGTTCTCGTCGCACGCTGTGCAGTGGCTGGCTGGGCAGGTCACGTACGTCACGGTCATCGGTGGTCTGTGCGTGATCGGGCTCGGGATGCTGGTGGCACGGCGCCATGAGCTGTCGTTCCTGCGACTGGTGCCGATCACCCTGCTCGTGTTCGTGATCTGGCTGGGCATCAGCGTCTTCTGGAGCTACTCCCCCTCCGACACCGTGTTCGGGTGGATCTCGTTCGTCGGCATCGCCTTCCTGGCCCTCGTGGTGGGGCATGTGCGCGACACGCTGCAGACAGCACGCGCCCTCGGCGACGTGATGCGCTGGCTGCTGTCGATCTCACTCGCGCTGGAGATCGTCATCGGCATCCTCCTCCCTGAGCCTCTGCACCTGCTCGGCATCGACGGCAACATCATCGATCTGGGGCCGGTCGAGGGCATTTTCGGGTCACGCAACATGCTGGGCTTCGTCGCTGTGCTGGCGCTCATCACTTTCGTCGTGGAGTGGCGAACCGCTTCGGTGCAGCCGGGACTCGCGGTCTACTCCGTGGCCGTGAGCGGCTTGTTGGCGGCTCTCTCGCGCTCCCCGACGGTTCTGGTGCTGGCAGCGTGCGTGGGCATCGCCACGGCCATTCTGGCGATCATGCGGCGCATGCAGCCGCACAACCGCAACACGTTCCAGTGGAGCCTGGGGGCGGTCGTCGTCGTCGGCCTCGCCGTCGCCTACCTGTTCCGCCATCAGATCATCGCGGCCGCGGGCGAAGACTTCTCCATTCGCGCGAACCTGTGGCGCATGATGTCGATCTTCGTGCGCTTCTACCCCATCCAGGGCTTCGGCTGGTTCGGACCGTGGCCCGACGAGCAGTATCCGTTCATCACGATCAACTACGCGCTCGACAAGGACTACACGACCGGTCTCAACGCCTATGCCGACCTCGTGCTTCAGGTCGGCTGGGTGGGCGCCTTCCTCTTCGTCGCTATGGTCGGCATCGCCATCATCCGCTCGTGGCTGGTCGCGGGTGAGCGCCGCTCGATCGTCTACGCGTGGACGCCGCTGATCCTCGTCACACTCGTGATCAACTCGCTGTTCGAGAGCTTCACGCTCTTCGGCGCCGGGCTGCTGCTGCTCGTCGTCTGCCTCGTGCGCGCCGGTCAGTCACGCTCGTGGCGCGAGCGCATGGAGAACGTGGCGCGCGACGATCCGGGGTTGCCCGTGGAGTGA